In a single window of the Acyrthosiphon pisum isolate AL4f chromosome X, pea_aphid_22Mar2018_4r6ur, whole genome shotgun sequence genome:
- the LOC103308898 gene encoding uncharacterized protein LOC103308898, with the protein MSNQTPLSAEYPLTLQAIDFFEKLRDELLNGPHHQYIRRNRICVGCFKQHVREANRKMSMPLNPYILSRAMIPVTAFIHAVINHPNAERSVCIEVGEILEDVIARRIISVNHLFEE; encoded by the coding sequence ATGAGCAATCAAACACCACTGTCGGCGGAGTACCCACTAACACTGCAGGCAATCGATTTCTTTGAAAAACTTAGAGATGAACTATTAAACGGCCCTCACCACCAATACATAAGACGGAATAGAATTTGTGTAGGATGTTTTAAACAACATGTCCGAGAAGCAAACAGAAAAATGAGTATGCCATTGAACCCATATATATTAAGCAGGGCAATGATACCAGTTACGGCGTTTATACACGCGGTAATAAATCATCCGAACGCGGAGAGATCAGTGTGTATAGAAGTAGGGGAAATATTAGAGGATGTTATTGCTCGACGGATTATTTCGGTTAATCACTTAttcgaagaataa
- the LOC115033075 gene encoding zinc finger MYM-type protein 1-like, which yields MSQWLKTWLKRSDQPSVLIPNNNEDEPDDPDDPDNDVTSNNGDIEFELADKDSQPHQPLLVSFPKKLFGKQNRSFSSKYYKDYTWIEYSQNKDLVFCFYCRNFGTSSNSEEVFTKSGFKDWKKISEKLNKHSKSSYHLFSLAKYKDYQNTKKTGNVHVQMSNAYKEEVEKNRKYMLMIIDAVLFLAHQGLSFRGHTENKESLNQGNFKEICGMLATYNPSFASKMETSYFNYTCPLVQNDLISITAGLVRSQIVQEITECGMYALMCDEARSFKEEQLTICVRYTKHMVVQERFLSFVLCSTSRSAAGISNTILESLKTLNIDQVPMIGQSYDGASVMAGHINGVQKKIREFHPEAIFFYCVAHKLNLVIVGMCKHVKSSVLFFNTLESLYIHFSRPSSHHKLINIQKQLGIKPREIMQISDTRWACRFENCDMILHPIQKNKRKVFENSLLKDSIVTSTVGTDNFEEQSKTPEAHWRSHSYYEILDSIIQGLNSRFSSESLSIANALDTFLKLNTNDSDPFINHYQKLLKIDSDLLKAEMIVAKNCILKEEWDFDELINIANKSVLPNLRKMLKVALILPVITATCERSFSAMRRIKTWLRSRMEQNRFDNLAILNIAKDLLKNLNKEKILDEFAKKPRKLKL from the exons ATGTCCCAATG GTTAAAAACTTGGCTTAAACGTTCAGATCAACCAAGTGTACTTATTCCTAATAATAATGAAGATGAACCAGATGATCCAGATGATCCAGATAATGAtg ttacgaGCAACAATGGTGACATTGAGTTTGAACTTGCTGATAAAGACAGTCAACCACATCAACCTTTACTTGTGTCATTTCCAAAAAAACTATTTGGTAAGCAAAACCGTTCATTTTCATCTAAATACTACAAAGATTATACATGGATAGAATACAGCCAAAACAAAGATTTAGTCTTCTGTTTTTATTGTCGTAACTTTGGTACTAGCTCAAATTCTGAAGAAGTTTTCACTAAAAGTGGTTTTAAAGATTGgaaaaaaatttcagaaaaattaaataagcatAGCAAGAGTTCATATCATCTTTTTAGTTTGGCAAAATACAAAGATTATCAGAATACTAAAAAAACTGGTAATGTACATGTACAAATGTCTAATGCTTACAAAGAAGAAGTCGAAAAGAATCGTAAATACATGCTTATGATAATTGATGCAGTCTTATTTTTAGCACATCAGGGCTTAAGCTTCAGAGGTCATACTGAAAACAAAGAATCCCTTAATCAAGGTAATTTCAAAGAAATATGTGGTATGTTAGCAACTTATAATCCATCATTTGCTAGTAAAATGgaaacatcatattttaattacacatGTCCTTTAgttcaaaatgatttaataagtataacaGCTGGTTTGGTGAGGTCACAAATAGTACAAGAAATAACAGAATGTGGAATGTATGCTTTAATGTGCGATGAAGCCAGGTCATTCAAAGAAGAACAACTTACTATCTGTGTAAGATACACAAAACATATGGTGGTTCAAGAACGGTTTTTGTCTTTTGTTTTATGCTCTACATCAAGATCTGCAGCTGGTATTTCAAATACCATACTTGAAAGTTTAAAAACTCTAAATATTGATCAAGTGCCTATGATAGGTCAATCGTACGATGGCGCTAGTGTAATGGCAGGCCATATAAACggagttcaaaaaaaaattagagaaTTTCATCCAgaagcaatttttttctattgtgtTGCACATAAACTAAATTTAGTTATAGTAGGAATGTGTAAACATGTAAAAAgctcagttttattttttaatacactagAGTCCTTGTATATTCATTTTTCTAGACCATCTTCTCATcacaaactaataaatatacaaaaacaattaggCATTAAACCAAGAGAAATTATGCAGATAAGTGATACAAGGTGGGCATGTCGTTTTGAAAATTGTGATAtg ATACTCCATCCAATTCAAAAAAACAAGAggaaagtttttgaaaattctttACTTAAGGATAGTATTGTTACATCTACAGTAGGAACAGATAATTTTGAAGAACAAAGTAAAACACCAGAAGCGCATTGGAGAAGTCACTCATATTATGAGATTCTAGATAGCATAATTCAAGGATTGAACAGCAGATTTTCAAGTGAAAGTTTATCTATTGCGAATGCTCTTGATACTTTcttaaaactaaatactaatgaCTCTGACCCTTTTATTAACCACTATCAGAAGTTACTTAAAATTGATTCTGATCTACTAAAAGCAGAAATGATAGTAGCAAAAAATTGCATACTAAAAGAAGAATGGGATTTTGATGAACTAATAAACATTGCTAATAAATCAGTACTaccaaatttaagaaaaatgttaaaagtagCATTAATATTACCGGTTATTACAGCTACTTGTGAGCGTTCCTTTTCTGCTATGAGGAGAATTAAAACCTGGCTGAGATCTAGAATGGAACAAAATCGTTTTGATAATTTGGCAATACTAAACATTGCAAAAGATTTACTGAAGAActtaaacaaagaaaaaattctTGATGAGTTTGCCAAAAAgccaagaaaattaaaattgtaa